A stretch of Ipomoea triloba cultivar NCNSP0323 chromosome 11, ASM357664v1 DNA encodes these proteins:
- the LOC115997493 gene encoding brefeldin A-inhibited guanine nucleotide-exchange protein 5, translating into MAGGAAGGFVTRAFESMLKECANKKYPALQTAIQTYLDGTKVLSQQSTPIESNEAASTDSQSSPEKDAGSEMGASAASPNGNITTALAEAGHTLSGAEAELVLSPLKHAFETKNMKVMELALDCLHKLIAYDHLEGDIGFEGGKNVPLFSDILNMVCSCVDNLSPDSTTLQLLKVLLTAVASTKFRVHGEPLLGVIRVCYNIALNSKSPINQATSKAMLTQMLSTVFRRIETDLKVGASADSSSSNAEEVPSDDQSQKDLALGDSSGASVEELQNLAGGADIKGLEAALEKAVRLEDGEKATRGVSDSLSVERRDALLLFRTLCKMGIKEDNDEVTTKTRILSLELLQGLLEGVSQSFTKDIHFIDSVKAYISYVLLRASVSHTPVIFQYATGIFSVLMLRFRESLKGEIGVFFPLIVLRPLDGPDLNPKSSVLKMLEKICRDSQMLVDLYVNYDCDLNAPNLFERMVTTLSKIAQGTQNADPNSVAMSQMGSIKASSLQCLVNVLKSLVDWEKNQREADRVNEGKQSSGEGSNREPNDVRSREDVPTDFEKLKAHKSTIEAAISEFNRQPGKGIEYLISSGSVERSPASVAQFLRSTSNLDKAMIGDYLGQHEEFPLAVMHAYVDSMNFSGMKFDMAIREFLRGFRLPGEAQKIDRIMEKFAERYCADNPDLFKNADTAYVLAYAVIMLNTDAHNPMVWPKMSKEDFIRINAMNEAEESAPTELLEEIYDSIVKEEIKMKDDPLAKNSKHKPEPEESGRLVSILNLALPKRKSLTDSKSESEAIIKQTQAIFRNQGGKRGVFYTSHNIELVRPMVEALGWSLLATFAVTMEEGENKSRAVLCMEGLKAGIHITHVLGMDTMRYAFLSYLFRFNLLHAPKDMRSKNVEALRTLLVLCDSDPGALQESWNAVLETISRLEFIISTPFMAASVMQGSNQISRDSLLQSLRELAGKSAEKVFVNSVKLPSESVVEFFTSLCNVSAEELRQLPPRVFSLQKLVEISYYNMARIRMVWARIWSVLANHFIFAGSHPDERVAMYAIDSLRQLGMKYLERAELANFTFQNDILKPFVILMRNSQSESIRRLIVDCIVQMIKSKVGSIKSGWRSVFMIFTAAADDESVQIVENAFENVEQVILEHFDQVVGDCFMDCVNCLIRFANNKSSHRISLKAIALLRICEDRLAEGLIPGGALKPIDDNADTSSDVTEHYWFPMLAGLSDLTSDPRLEVRNCALEVLFDLLNERGGKFSSSFWESIFHRVLFPIFDHVRHAGQENLNSSRDEWLRESSIHSLQLLCNLFNTFYKDVCFMLPPLLSLLLDCAKKTDQSVVSLSLGALVHLIEVGGHQFSDSDWDTLLQSIRDASYTTQPLELLNNLGFENAKDNTLGDSKVSPVHSPTQMFNGSTPGTVSEGIGADGTAKLHNASDMLDDNQGMVRPVDQDGAEGIPSPSGRAKDSGDLQRSQTFGQKIMGNMMENRFLRSFTSKPRSPTFEVLAPSSSPKISHDVEPDAREEDESSMLATIRSKCITQLLLLGAIDSIQKKYWNKLKAAQKISIMDILLSVLEFASSYNSYTSLRLRMHQIPADRPPLNLLRQELAGTSIYLDILQKTTAVFNSENDELDEKSSSQNGNLVVRTDAKLTGKVEEDKLQGFAEEKLVSFCGQVLREASDFQSSMGENTNMDVHRVLELRSPIIVKVLKGMCTMNRQIFRSHLREFYPLITKLVCCDQMDVRGALSDLFINQLNGLLK; encoded by the exons ATGGCGGGCGGAGCTGCTGGAGGGTTCGTGACTCGAGCTTTCGAGTCCATGCTCAAGGAGTGTGCCAACAAGAAGTATCCTGCTCTCCAGACAGCTATCCAGACGTATTTAG ATGGTACAAAGGTGTTGAGTCAACAATCAACACCCATTGAGAGTAATGAAGCAGCATCAACTGACAGTCAGAG TTCTCCTGAAAAAGATGCAGGATCTGAAATGGGTGCCTCTGCAGCTTCACCAAATGGCAACATCACTACAGCTTTAGCAGAGGCAGGTCATACACTAAGTGGAGCTGAGGCAGAGCTTGTTCTCAGTCCTCTTAAACATGCATTTGAGACAAAGAATATGAAAGTCATGGAGCTTGCTTTAGATTGTCTTCAT AAACTCATTGCATATGACCATTTAGAGGGAGATATTGGTTTTGAAGGTGGGAAAAATGTGCCACTGTTTTCAGACATCTTGAACATGGTCTGCAGTTGTGTGGATAATTTGTCACCTGATAG CACTACTCTTCAACTATTGAAGGTACTTCTTACTGCTGTTGCATCCACAAAGTTTAGAG TTCATGGGGAACCACTGCTTGGGGTAATTCGTGTGTGCTATAATATCGCTCTTAACAG CAAGTCCCCAATAAATCAAGCGACATCGAAAGCCATGTTAACCCAGATGCTCAGTACTGTGTTTAGGCGGATTGAAACTGACCTG AAAGTGGGTGCTTCAGCAGATTCATCCAGCTCAAATGCTGAGGAGGTGCCATCTGATGATCAGAGCCAGAAAGATTTGGCGTTAGGAGACTCATCTGGTGCCAGTGTGGAGGAACTACAGAATCTTGCTGGTGGGGCTGATATTAAG GGTTTAGAGGCTGCTCTTGAGAAAGCTGTGCGTCTTGAAGATGGTGAAAAGGCAACAAG AGGGGTCTCTGACAGTCTGAGTGTTGAGCGACGTGATGCTTTGCTTCTCTTCCGCACCCTTTGCAAG ATGGGTATAAAAGAAGACAATGATGAAGTTACAACTAAAACACGCATTTTATCCCTGGAGCTTTTACAG GGCCTGCTGGAAGGTGTTAGTCAATCATTCACAAAAGACATTCATTTCATTGATTCTGTGAAAGCATACATTTCTTATGTATTGCTTCGAGCTTCAGTGTCACATACTCCTGTCATATTTCAG TACGCAACCGGAATTTTCTCTGTACTTATGTTAAGATTCAGGGAAAGTCTCAAG gGTGAAATTGGGGTTTTCTTTCCCTTGATTGTTTTGCGCCCGTTGGATGGACCAGACTTGAACCCAAAATCAAGTGTTCTCAA AATGCTAGAGAAAATATGCAGAGACTCACAGATGCTTGTTGACCTGTATGTGAACTATGATTGTGATCTCAATGCTCCAAACTTGTTTGAGCGCATG GTGACCACTTTATCCAAAATTGCTCAAGGGACTCAAAATGCAGATCCAAACTCAGTTGCTATGTCTCAGATGGGATCCATCAAAGCATCATCCCTACAG TGCCTTGTAAATGTGTTAAAATCACTTGTTGATTGGGAGAAAAACCAGAGAGAAGCTGACAGAGTTAATGAAGGGAAACAGTCTTCTGGAGAAGGTTCAAATAGAGAACCAAATGACGTAAGAAGCAGGGAAGATGTACCCACTGACTTTGAGAAGTTGAAGGCCCACAAATCTACAATAGAAGCTGCAATTTCTGAA TTTAATAGGCAGCCTGGTAAGGGGATTGAATATTTGATATCAAGTGGGTCGGTTGAGAGGTCTCCTGCTTCAGTTGCTCAATTTCTTCGGAGTACTTCCAACTTGGACAAG GCTATGATTGGAGACTACTTGGGTCAGCATGAGGAATTCCCACTTGCTGTGATGCATGCTTATGTTGACTCTATGAATTTTTCTGGAATGAAGTTTGATATGGCAATTCGTGAATTTCTCAGAGGGTTTCGACTTCCTGGGGAAGCTCAGAAGATAGACCGCATTATGGAAAAGTTTGCAGAGCG TTACTGTGCAGACAATCCTGATCTGTTCAAGAATGCAGACACAGCTTATGTTCTAGCATATGCAGTTATAATGTTGAATACTGATGCTCATAACCCTATGGTCTGGCCAAAAATGTCAAAGGAGGATTTTATTCGCATAAATGCTATGAATGAAGCTGAAGAGAGTGCTCCTACGGAACTCTTGGAGGAGATTTATGATTCTATTGTTAAAGAAGAGATAAAAATGAAAGATGATCCACTTGCAAAAAATAGCAAGCACAAGCCAGAACCTGAGGAGAGCGGTCGACTTGTCAGTATTCTTAATCTAGCTCTTCCAAAAAGGAAGTCTTTGACTGATTCAAAGTCGGAGAGTGAGGCTATCATCAAACAGACACAAGCTATTTTCAGAAATCAAGGTGGGAAAAGAGGAGTGTTTTATACTTCACACAATATAGAGCTTGTGCGCCCAATGGTTGAAGCTCTAGGATGGTCGCTGCTTGCTACTTTTGCAGTTACTATGGAAGAGGGGGAAAATAAATCCAGGGCTGTTCTTTGTATGGAAGGATTAAAAGCTGGAATTCACATCACACATGTTCTTGGAATGGACACCATGCGCTATGCATTTTTGTCTTATCTGTTTAG ATTTAATTTGTTACATGCACCAAAGGACATGAGAAGTAAAAATGTGGAAGCATTGCGGACTCTTCTGGTTTTATGTGATTCAGATCCTGGTGCACTCCAGGAGTCATGGAATGCAGTGCTTGAGACTATTTCCCGGCTTGAATTTATTATATCTACACCTTTTATGGCTGCTAGTGTGATGCAAGGATCTAACCAGATATCTCGAGATTCTCTTCTTCAGTCACTGAGAGAGTTGGCAGGAAAATCTGCTGAGAAGGTGTTTGTGAATAGTGTCAAATTGCCCAGTGAATCTGTAGTGGAATTTTTTACTTCTTTGTGTAATGTGTCTGCCGAGGAATTAAGACAGCTTCCACCACGCGTGTTCAGCTTGCAAAAACTTGTGGAGATCAGTTACTACAACATGGCTCGTATAAGAATG GTTTGGGCAAGAATATGGTCTGTGCTAGCTAATCATTTCATTTTTGCTGGGAGTCACCCTGATGAAAGAGTAGCTATGTATGCCATAGATTCTCTGCGGCAACTTGGAATGAAATATTTAGAGCGTGCTGAACTTGCCAATTTCACATTTCAGAATGATATTTTAAAACCATTTGTAATTCTTATGCGTAACAGCCAAAGTGAATCCATAAGGAGGCTTATTGTCGATTGCATAGTACAA ATGATAAAATCTAAGGTTGGAAGTATAAAATCTGGTTGGCGGAGTGTGTTCATGATTTTTACAGCTGCTGCAGATGATGAATCAGTACAAATTGTTGAAAATGCCTTTGAAAATGTAGAACAGG TTATCCTGGAACATTTTGATCAAGTAGTTGGAGATTGTTTCATGGATTGTGTCAATTGCTTAATCAGGTTTGCCAATAATAAGAGCTCCCACAGAATCAGTTTGAAGGCTATTGCACTGCTTCGTATTTGTGAGGATCGACTTGCTGAG GGTCTTATACCAGGTGGCGCTTTGAAACCCATTGATGATAATGCAGATACATCTAGTGATGTTACTGAGCATTATTGGTTCCCCATGCTGGCTGGTCTCTCAGATCTAACTTCTGACCCACGTCTAGAAGTTAGAAACTGTGCACTAGAGGTTTTATTTGATCTGTTGAATGAGAGGGGCGGCAAGTTCTCGTCTTCGTTTTGGGAGAGTATATTCCACCGTGTGCTCTTTCCCATTTTTGATCATGTTAGACATGCTGGACAAGAGAATTTAAATTCTTCTAGAGATGAGTGGCTGCGTGAAAGTAGCATCCATTCACTCCAGTTGTTGTGTAATCTGTTCAACACTTTCTACAAG GATGTTTGTTTTATGCTGCCTCCACTTCTCAGTTTGTTGTTAGATTGTGCCAAAAAAACTGATCAATCAGTGGTGTCACTCTCTCTGGGAGCATTAGTGCATTTGATTGAAGTTGGTGGACACCAATTTAGTGACAGTGATTGGGATACCTTGTTACAAAGCATAAG AGATGCTTCATATACAACGCAACCCCTTGAGCTCCTCAACAATTTAGGTTTTGAAAATGCGAAGGATAATACGCTAGGAGATTCTAAAGTCTCTCCAGTTCATAGTCCGACCCAAATGTTCAATGGGAGTACACCTGGTACTGTGTCAGAAGGTATTGGTGCTGATGGCACTGCAAAGCTTCATAATGCATCAGACATGCTGGATGACAATCAAGGGATGGTGCGGCCTGTTGATCAGGATGGAGCTGAAG gcATACCTTCACCTTCTGGGAGAGCTAAAGATTCTGGAGATCTCCAAAGGAGCCAAACATTTGGTCAGAAAATTATGGGAAATATGATGGAGAATCGCTTTCTCAGAAGTTTTACATCCAAACCCAGAAGTCCAACTTTTGAAGTTTTGGCACCTTCGTCTTCACCTAAG ATTTCCCATGATGTGGAGCCTGATGCAAGAGAAGAGGATGAAAGTTCAATGTTGGCAACAATTAGAAGCAAGTGCATCACTCAGTTGTTGCTTTTAGGTGCTATTGACAGTATTCAG AAGAAGTACTGGAACAAGTTGAAGGCTGCACAAAAAATCAGTATAATGGACATCTTGTTGTCAGTGCTAGAGTTTGCTTCATCATATAATTCGTACACAAGTCTCCGATTGCGGATGCATCAAATCCCTGCAGACAG GCCACCATTAAATCTACTCCGCCAGGAGTTGGCTGGAACTTCTATCTACCTTGATATCTTACAAAAGACAACTGCTGTATTTAATAGTGAAAATGATGAACTGGATGAAAAGAGTAGTTCTCAGAATGGAAATCTTGTGGTTAGAACTGATGCCAAGTTGACAGGAAAAGTTGAAGAAGATAAACTTCAAGGATTTGCAGAAGAGAAGCTGGTGTCATTTTGTGGACAGGTTTTGAGGGAAGCATCTGACTTCCAGTCCAGCATGGGGGAAAATACTAATATGGATGTTCATCGAGTTCTAGAACTACGGTCTCCCATCATTGTTAAG GTGCTGAAGGGCATGTGCACTATGAACAGACAAATATTCAGGAGTCATCTACGGGAGTTCTATCCTTTGATTACTAAACTTGTATGCTGTGACCAG ATGGATGTACGTGGAGCTCTTTCCGATCTATTCATTAACCAGTTGAATGGGCTGTTAAAGTAA